The following coding sequences are from one Ammoniphilus sp. CFH 90114 window:
- a CDS encoding (Fe-S)-binding protein has product MAFINFIVFLAVTGYAVYLFAHLIYSRVTFIKLGKKSDLKQDTKQRLHEILVNVFGQKKLMKDPKSGLMHVIMFYGFIILQFGAIELIIKGFVKGFTYPIGGAHHFFSMSQEITTLLVLLAVGYAFYRRYVEKLPRLKRGLKSGLVIIFLTVLMLSIFLSLAFEQIWIGYEGFLGFAPISSVIAGLFSSMSPEAGAVLFYIFWWVHLLTLLTFLVYVPQSKHAHLLFAPVNVALRDTKPVGKLTSIDFEDETQEVYGVGRIEDFRQNQLIDLYACVECGRCTNMCPASGTGKTLSPMDLIVKMRDHLTEKGAVVTSRTPWMPNFAFPNNKGNHLAMQASEVAATSEGSAVEALEYDVNLIGDVITEEELWACTTCRNCEDQCPVANEHVEKIVDMRRYLVLTEGTMPHEATRYFQNIERQSNPWGINRKERIKWRDERRDIEVPTVAEVEEFEYLFWVGSMGAFDKRSQKIAQSFAKIMNVAGVKFAILGNDERNSGDTARRMGNEFLFQQLAQENIGNFQACEVRKIVTIDPHAYNTFKHEYPEFGLEAEVYHHTELIYQLIKEGRIKPTKQVKEAIAYHDSCYLGRYNDIFDLPRQILKSIPGVEVLEMERNREDAMCCGAGGGMMWMEETQGKRVNVERTEQALRLNPTTIGSNCPYCLTMLSDGTKAKEMEEQVKTLDIAEIVEKSL; this is encoded by the coding sequence TTGGCTTTTATTAATTTTATCGTCTTCCTTGCTGTTACGGGTTACGCTGTCTATTTGTTTGCTCATCTTATATATAGCCGCGTAACGTTCATTAAATTAGGAAAAAAGTCAGATCTAAAGCAAGATACTAAACAACGTCTTCATGAGATTCTTGTTAATGTATTCGGGCAGAAGAAGCTTATGAAGGATCCTAAGAGCGGGCTCATGCACGTGATCATGTTCTATGGGTTTATCATTTTACAGTTCGGAGCCATAGAATTGATTATTAAAGGGTTTGTGAAGGGGTTTACATATCCTATTGGAGGAGCTCATCATTTCTTTAGCATGAGTCAAGAAATTACGACGCTCCTTGTCTTATTGGCAGTGGGCTATGCCTTTTATCGAAGATATGTGGAGAAGCTTCCACGTTTAAAGCGCGGATTGAAGTCCGGATTAGTAATTATCTTCTTAACTGTACTAATGTTGTCCATTTTCCTATCTCTTGCCTTCGAGCAAATTTGGATAGGTTATGAAGGATTCCTTGGCTTTGCTCCGATCTCATCTGTTATCGCTGGCCTGTTTTCCTCGATGAGTCCAGAGGCAGGAGCTGTTCTGTTTTATATTTTCTGGTGGGTGCACTTGTTAACCTTGCTTACCTTCTTGGTCTACGTACCACAATCCAAGCACGCTCATCTCTTGTTTGCTCCAGTGAATGTGGCTCTTCGTGATACCAAACCAGTTGGAAAACTTACGTCTATTGACTTTGAAGACGAAACACAGGAGGTTTACGGGGTAGGAAGGATTGAAGATTTCCGCCAAAATCAATTGATTGATTTATATGCCTGTGTGGAGTGTGGACGATGTACTAATATGTGCCCCGCATCGGGAACGGGCAAGACGCTATCCCCTATGGATCTTATCGTAAAGATGAGAGATCACCTTACGGAAAAAGGGGCGGTGGTAACCTCCCGAACACCTTGGATGCCTAACTTTGCTTTCCCTAACAACAAAGGTAATCATCTGGCTATGCAAGCTTCAGAAGTGGCAGCGACGAGTGAAGGCTCAGCAGTAGAAGCTCTAGAATACGATGTGAATCTCATTGGCGATGTCATTACAGAAGAAGAGCTCTGGGCCTGTACGACCTGTCGCAATTGTGAGGATCAATGTCCAGTGGCAAACGAGCACGTAGAGAAAATTGTGGATATGCGCAGGTACTTGGTATTAACGGAAGGGACTATGCCGCATGAGGCAACTCGTTACTTCCAGAACATTGAGAGGCAAAGTAATCCGTGGGGGATCAACCGAAAAGAGCGAATTAAGTGGCGTGACGAACGGCGGGACATCGAAGTGCCAACCGTGGCAGAAGTAGAGGAGTTTGAATATCTATTTTGGGTAGGCTCGATGGGAGCGTTCGATAAGCGGAGTCAAAAGATTGCTCAATCTTTCGCGAAAATCATGAATGTGGCAGGCGTAAAGTTTGCGATTCTTGGAAACGATGAACGCAATTCGGGTGATACCGCTCGCCGGATGGGGAATGAATTTTTATTCCAACAGCTTGCTCAAGAAAATATCGGAAATTTTCAGGCTTGTGAGGTGAGGAAAATCGTCACGATTGACCCTCATGCCTATAATACGTTTAAACATGAGTATCCTGAATTTGGTCTTGAGGCAGAGGTCTATCATCATACCGAGCTAATCTATCAGTTAATAAAAGAAGGACGAATTAAACCTACGAAACAAGTAAAGGAAGCGATTGCCTATCATGATTCCTGTTACTTGGGACGCTATAACGACATTTTTGATCTCCCCCGACAAATTTTAAAATCCATTCCAGGCGTAGAAGTGCTAGAGATGGAGAGGAACCGGGAGGATGCTATGTGTTGCGGTGCTGGTGGCGGCATGATGTGGATGGAAGAGACGCAAGGAAAGCGCGTGAATGTGGAACGCACGGAACAGGCTCTTCGGTTAAACCCCACCACGATTGGAAGCAACTGTCCATATTGCCTCACGATGTTAAGTGATGGTACGAAAGCGAAAGAAATGGAAGAACAAGTGAAAACATTAGATATTGCCGAAATAGTTGAAAAATCGTTATAG
- a CDS encoding methyl-accepting chemotaxis protein encodes MARLTRKLILSFLFIVALMLGVGVYSMFTAYTINENGEKMYQNQLLPMSKLGKISKFAENTRVQMLQAILNEDPATTEQAAKNLVEINELIVAYEKTTMSMAEKEKFEEFKGAWGEFSERVNLNIGLIRKGDYPEAFEGIKKGREPFTKASVALLELMDLNEQAANQALQANNVNFNTSTIILGVVILFSAILAVFIGWIAGRNISLPIVKLSEEAKRISGGDLTVEDISVKNKDEIKDLADSFNLMVQNLRQLVGTARTSAEELAAASEEMAASAQEVTAAVGEISTSTCDVAQAAETGNQSVVDASKVLLELSSLIQIAKQKATEAQHNSESTYSTATNGKQIVDHTIRKMDSIQSRTLQMEELITTLNQYTKEIQTITNMITSIAAQTNLLALNASIEAARAGEHGRGFAVVADEVRKLAEQSNDGASKVSELINKVSKSMVDVVSSMQQNRLEVEEGTQIVSQAGLALENILTAVDDALSQVNGIRDITTAEVATSEKIVELINSLANVIEHTAANAEQVSASIQETSAAMQTVSASAEETSAMASELKRAVDYFKV; translated from the coding sequence ATGGCCAGATTAACAAGGAAGCTCATTCTATCATTTCTTTTTATCGTAGCGCTGATGTTGGGTGTAGGGGTATACTCTATGTTCACCGCCTATACCATTAACGAAAACGGGGAGAAAATGTATCAAAATCAGCTCCTTCCGATGTCTAAGCTAGGGAAAATAAGTAAATTCGCCGAGAATACAAGAGTTCAAATGTTGCAGGCCATTTTAAATGAAGACCCGGCCACGACAGAACAAGCGGCCAAAAATCTCGTGGAAATTAATGAGCTTATAGTAGCTTATGAGAAAACGACCATGAGTATGGCGGAAAAAGAAAAATTCGAAGAATTTAAAGGAGCTTGGGGAGAGTTTTCAGAACGGGTAAATCTAAACATCGGATTGATTCGTAAGGGTGACTATCCGGAAGCCTTCGAGGGAATTAAAAAAGGAAGAGAACCATTTACTAAAGCAAGTGTTGCCCTTTTAGAATTAATGGATTTAAACGAGCAGGCGGCTAACCAAGCCCTTCAAGCCAACAATGTTAATTTTAACACTTCTACTATCATATTAGGGGTGGTCATTTTGTTTTCTGCTATTCTAGCTGTGTTCATCGGTTGGATAGCCGGAAGGAATATCTCCCTTCCTATAGTAAAACTCTCAGAAGAGGCAAAACGAATCTCAGGTGGAGATTTAACGGTTGAAGATATCTCTGTCAAAAATAAGGATGAAATTAAAGATTTAGCGGATTCCTTTAATCTTATGGTTCAAAATCTTCGTCAGCTAGTGGGTACAGCTAGAACTTCCGCAGAAGAATTGGCTGCGGCCTCTGAGGAGATGGCTGCCTCTGCTCAAGAAGTAACCGCTGCTGTTGGTGAGATTTCCACTAGTACGTGTGACGTCGCCCAAGCAGCTGAAACCGGAAATCAGTCCGTAGTTGATGCTTCCAAAGTATTGTTAGAGTTATCATCTTTAATCCAAATCGCTAAACAAAAAGCAACTGAAGCGCAGCACAATTCCGAATCCACCTATTCTACGGCTACAAATGGAAAACAAATTGTCGATCATACTATCCGGAAGATGGATAGCATCCAATCCCGAACTCTCCAGATGGAAGAACTGATCACAACCTTAAATCAATATACCAAAGAGATTCAGACCATCACCAACATGATTACAAGTATCGCAGCCCAAACCAATCTGTTAGCTTTAAATGCATCCATTGAAGCGGCGCGAGCTGGGGAACATGGCCGAGGATTCGCTGTTGTTGCCGACGAAGTGCGTAAACTTGCCGAACAGTCCAACGACGGAGCAAGTAAAGTATCTGAACTCATTAACAAGGTTTCCAAAAGTATGGTGGATGTCGTTTCTTCTATGCAACAAAACCGCTTAGAAGTAGAAGAAGGCACTCAAATTGTATCTCAAGCTGGGCTTGCCCTAGAAAACATTTTAACAGCTGTTGATGATGCCTTATCCCAAGTAAATGGTATTCGAGACATCACCACAGCTGAAGTAGCCACATCGGAGAAAATCGTGGAACTGATCAACTCTCTAGCTAACGTAATTGAACATACGGCAGCCAACGCGGAGCAAGTATCAGCATCCATCCAAGAAACCTCTGCTGCGATGCAAACCGTATCGGCTAGCGCTGAAGAAACGAGCGCCATGGCCTCCGAGTTGAAGAGAGCAGTGGATTATTTTAAAGTGTAA
- the ablA gene encoding lysine 2,3-aminomutase: MLTKRRHWSEVNLWKDVSEEQWNDWLWQLTNTIRTVDQLKQVVNLTAEEEEGVRISTQTIPLNITPYYASLMDPDDPECPIRKQSVPISAEIMKTKYDLEDPLHEDEDSPTPGLTHRYPDRVLFLITNQCSMYCRYCTRRRFSGQVGMGVPKKQLDAAIDYIRNNPEVRDVLLSGGDALLVNDRILEYVIRNLRAIPHVEIIRIGTRAPVVFPQRITEDLCNMLKKYHPVWLNTHFNTSLEITPEAKKACEMLANAGVPLGNQSVILAGVNDSVHIMKKLMHDLVKIRVRPYYIYQCDLSEGIGHFRVPVSKGLEIIENLRGHTSGYAVPAFVVDAPGGGGKITLQPNYMISQSPEKVVLRNFEGVITSYPEPKNYVTGKADAYFNKVYGIEEPKPTVGIAALMNDDQFNLVPEGLRRMSKRENYHSQEGHSSLKDRREKRDEMKMKLKNKDDQEKASS; encoded by the coding sequence ATGTTAACGAAGAGAAGACATTGGAGCGAAGTTAATCTTTGGAAGGATGTTTCGGAAGAGCAATGGAATGACTGGTTATGGCAATTAACGAATACGATAAGAACGGTTGATCAATTAAAGCAGGTCGTAAACTTAACGGCTGAGGAAGAGGAGGGTGTCCGCATTTCGACACAGACCATTCCTTTAAACATTACCCCTTATTATGCTTCTCTTATGGATCCAGATGATCCAGAGTGCCCCATCCGTAAGCAATCAGTACCCATCTCCGCAGAAATTATGAAAACAAAGTACGATTTAGAGGATCCACTTCACGAAGATGAGGACTCTCCAACACCGGGATTGACTCACCGCTATCCCGATCGAGTGCTGTTCCTTATCACAAACCAATGCTCGATGTATTGCAGGTATTGCACACGTCGTCGATTCTCGGGTCAAGTGGGAATGGGTGTACCTAAGAAGCAGCTGGATGCAGCCATTGATTATATCCGAAATAATCCTGAGGTCCGAGACGTATTGTTATCTGGAGGCGACGCGCTGTTAGTTAACGATCGGATTTTAGAATATGTCATTCGTAACCTTAGAGCGATCCCTCATGTTGAAATTATCCGGATCGGGACTCGCGCGCCCGTCGTATTCCCGCAAAGAATTACAGAAGATCTTTGTAATATGTTGAAAAAGTATCATCCTGTTTGGCTCAATACTCATTTTAACACCTCACTTGAGATTACCCCTGAAGCCAAGAAGGCCTGTGAAATGCTTGCGAATGCAGGAGTTCCTCTAGGAAACCAGTCTGTTATCCTGGCAGGTGTCAATGACAGTGTTCATATCATGAAGAAACTCATGCATGACCTCGTAAAAATCCGAGTACGCCCTTATTATATTTACCAATGCGATTTGTCTGAAGGAATTGGGCATTTCCGTGTACCTGTATCAAAGGGCTTAGAGATCATTGAAAATTTACGCGGCCACACATCTGGCTATGCTGTGCCGGCCTTCGTGGTAGATGCGCCAGGAGGCGGGGGGAAAATTACGCTTCAGCCAAACTACATGATCTCACAAAGTCCAGAAAAAGTGGTTCTGCGCAATTTCGAAGGTGTGATCACTAGTTACCCTGAACCTAAGAACTATGTCACAGGGAAAGCGGACGCATATTTCAATAAGGTGTATGGAATTGAGGAGCCTAAGCCTACCGTCGGTATTGCAGCCCTTATGAATGATGACCAGTTTAACTTAGTGCCGGAGGGGCTAAGGCGGATGAGCAAGCGAGAAAATTATCATTCGCAGGAAGGTCATAGTTCGTTGAAGGATCGTAGAGAAAAGCGAGACGAAATGAAGATGAAGCTAAAGAATAAAGATGATCAGGAAAAAGCGTCTTCTTAA
- a CDS encoding sigma-54-dependent Fis family transcriptional regulator has product MRQEPVTHEMLEAILGAIDEGIHVVDAKGVTIYYNHVAAKLDGLSVEEVMGHHLLEVFPSLNVETSTLLRVIENGDPIYHQHQRYTNKKGNQVITVNTTLPIRVDGQLVGAVEVAKDISKVKELSEKLVDLQAQIAQKTQMPGKKKQGSKGESGAKYRFTDLISQSRKMEELKQMGEKAAQTPSPILIMGETGTGKELVVQSIHNASPRSNAAFIAQNCAALPTTLLEGILFGTTKGSFTGAEDRPGLFELADGGTLFLDEINSMPLELQAKLLRVIQESRVRRVGGMQETTIDVRIIAALNEDPQLAVRENRLRSDLFYRLNVVAIPIPPLRERKEDIPILIHHFIQKFNYLFGKLVTGVSKEAEAIILQHEWPGNVRELEHTIEAAMNLVEGDRIERDDLPFYLQQVRPVNQTSIPTLPQFEDNMSLPDAVKRVEEEMIRTALAQTDGNIMQAAKQLGIPRQTLQYKLSKLDS; this is encoded by the coding sequence ATGCGGCAGGAACCAGTCACACATGAAATGCTGGAAGCTATACTAGGAGCGATTGATGAAGGGATACATGTGGTGGATGCAAAGGGGGTAACCATTTACTACAACCATGTAGCGGCTAAATTGGACGGGCTGTCGGTTGAAGAAGTGATGGGCCATCATCTGCTTGAAGTATTTCCATCTTTAAACGTAGAGACAAGCACCTTGCTTAGGGTAATCGAAAATGGTGATCCCATCTACCATCAGCATCAACGATATACCAATAAGAAGGGTAACCAGGTAATTACCGTGAATACAACCCTACCCATCCGAGTGGATGGACAGCTCGTAGGGGCAGTCGAGGTGGCAAAGGATATTTCTAAGGTGAAGGAGCTCTCCGAGAAATTGGTCGATCTTCAGGCTCAGATTGCCCAGAAAACTCAAATGCCAGGAAAGAAAAAGCAAGGATCCAAGGGGGAATCGGGAGCCAAATATCGGTTCACGGACTTAATTAGTCAGAGCCGTAAGATGGAGGAGTTAAAGCAAATGGGGGAAAAAGCAGCACAAACTCCCTCACCCATCCTCATTATGGGGGAAACCGGAACAGGTAAAGAGCTAGTCGTTCAATCCATTCATAATGCCTCCCCGCGGAGCAACGCAGCCTTTATTGCACAGAATTGTGCAGCTTTGCCTACTACTTTGTTAGAGGGAATCCTGTTCGGAACGACGAAAGGGAGCTTCACCGGAGCGGAAGATCGGCCGGGCCTATTTGAACTGGCAGATGGAGGGACCTTGTTTTTAGACGAGATTAATAGTATGCCGCTTGAGCTCCAGGCCAAGCTGCTTCGCGTTATTCAAGAGAGTCGGGTGCGCAGGGTGGGAGGTATGCAAGAGACAACAATCGATGTTCGGATTATCGCTGCACTAAACGAGGATCCGCAATTGGCTGTGAGAGAAAATCGACTTCGTTCGGATCTTTTTTATCGTCTGAATGTTGTTGCTATTCCTATCCCTCCTTTACGAGAACGGAAAGAGGATATTCCGATCCTCATTCATCATTTCATACAAAAGTTCAATTATCTCTTTGGAAAATTAGTTACTGGGGTTAGTAAAGAGGCAGAGGCGATTATTCTGCAACATGAGTGGCCAGGAAATGTGAGAGAATTAGAACATACCATTGAGGCTGCCATGAACCTAGTAGAGGGGGATCGGATTGAGCGGGACGACCTGCCGTTTTATCTGCAGCAAGTCCGTCCTGTGAACCAGACTTCCATTCCAACCCTTCCTCAATTCGAAGACAATATGTCTCTCCCCGACGCGGTGAAGAGGGTGGAAGAAGAGATGATTCGAACAGCACTTGCGCAAACGGACGGAAATATTATGCAAGCAGCAAAGCAACTAGGCATTCCACGTCAAACCCTTCAGTATAAGTTATCTAAGCTGGATTCTTGA
- a CDS encoding iron-sulfur cluster assembly accessory protein has protein sequence MKCTLTDNAVTKIKEILAGVEDKELKLRVYVSHAHGDHAHYGLGLDKPSEKDEVVEASGLEVILEKGNEFLDGVIIDYNPEQDNWSATNPDKGNHGDH, from the coding sequence ATGAAATGTACCCTAACGGATAATGCCGTAACAAAGATTAAAGAAATATTGGCTGGAGTCGAAGATAAAGAACTCAAGCTGCGTGTCTATGTTTCTCATGCCCATGGAGACCATGCCCATTACGGCCTAGGTTTAGACAAGCCAAGTGAAAAGGATGAAGTCGTTGAAGCCTCTGGCCTAGAAGTAATTCTTGAGAAGGGGAATGAATTCTTAGATGGAGTAATCATCGATTACAACCCAGAGCAAGATAATTGGTCCGCCACTAATCCAGACAAAGGAAACCATGGAGATCATTAA
- a CDS encoding LysR family transcriptional regulator, with translation MDFRQIQYFIEVANREHVTDAANALHVAQSAVSRQIFNLESELGVDLFIREGRNVRLTPIGKRFLVHMEEAIKIIENAKREVEEYLDPEKGTIRIGFPSSLAAYTLPTAISAFRELHPEVKFQLRQGTYHGLIESVIKGEMDMALIAPLPKREKKVKGDILFMERIVALLPSNHPLAGQRSLKLSELREDSFVLFPRGYILREMVVNACQEVGFAPEVSFEGEDIDAIKGLVSAGLGVTLVPEITLIDSLPRSTVKLQISEPRVDRTVGVIIPNDRGLLPTEQLFYEFLKKFFTRLGGFDNHF, from the coding sequence GTGGATTTTCGGCAGATACAATACTTTATTGAAGTGGCTAATCGAGAACACGTGACGGACGCGGCCAATGCTTTACATGTCGCCCAATCTGCTGTCAGCCGGCAAATCTTCAACTTAGAGTCGGAGTTAGGTGTGGATTTGTTTATAAGGGAAGGGCGTAATGTTCGGTTAACGCCTATCGGCAAACGTTTTTTAGTTCATATGGAGGAAGCTATAAAAATTATCGAGAATGCGAAGCGGGAAGTAGAAGAATATTTAGATCCTGAAAAGGGAACGATTCGCATCGGTTTTCCTAGTAGTTTGGCGGCATATACCCTACCTACCGCCATTTCAGCTTTTCGAGAGCTGCATCCGGAGGTGAAATTTCAACTTCGCCAAGGTACTTATCACGGCCTTATTGAGTCGGTTATTAAGGGAGAGATGGATATGGCTCTGATTGCCCCTCTTCCGAAGAGAGAAAAGAAGGTCAAGGGTGATATCTTATTTATGGAAAGGATTGTAGCTCTGCTGCCGTCTAATCATCCTCTAGCAGGTCAACGTTCCCTAAAGCTAAGTGAGTTGAGAGAGGATTCTTTCGTATTATTCCCACGTGGCTATATTTTGCGAGAGATGGTGGTCAACGCTTGTCAGGAAGTTGGATTTGCTCCGGAGGTTTCGTTTGAGGGGGAAGATATTGATGCGATAAAGGGATTGGTTTCAGCTGGACTAGGAGTCACTCTGGTTCCAGAAATCACGTTAATTGACAGCCTGCCGCGTTCAACGGTTAAGCTGCAGATTAGCGAGCCCCGAGTGGACCGTACGGTGGGAGTTATTATTCCAAATGATAGAGGTTTATTGCCTACAGAACAGCTTTTCTATGAGTTTTTGAAAAAATTCTTTACTCGCTTAGGGGGATTTGATAACCACTTTTAG
- the gdhA gene encoding NADP-specific glutamate dehydrogenase — protein MATLIEVKPSEWQVAQAYVAEVYETVKKRNPGESEFHQAVKEIFDSLVPVFAKHPKYMEQGILERISEPERMFTFRVPWVDDQGKVQVNRGFRVQFNSAIGPYKGGLRFHPSVNASIIRFLGFEQIFKNSLTGQPIGGGKGGSDFDPKGKSDGEVMRFTQSFMTELSKHIGPDLDVPAGDIGVGAREIGYMFGQYKRLRGAYEAGVLTGKGVGYGGSLARTEATGYGTVYFVEEMLKDQGLRFNGSTVVVSGSGNVSIYAIEKATQLGAKVVACSDSNGYIYDKNGINLDTVKRLKEVERKRISEYVKEHPQAQYFEGCSGIWSIPCDIALPCATQNEINDVAAKIMVSNGVKAVGEGANMPSSLEAIDVFLNNKVLFAPAKAANAGGVAVSALEMAQNSMRLSWTFEEVDAKLHEIMINIYRNSVKAAEEYGHPGNLVVGANIAGFLRVADAMIVQGVI, from the coding sequence ATGGCAACTTTAATTGAAGTGAAACCGAGCGAATGGCAAGTAGCACAAGCTTATGTAGCGGAAGTTTATGAAACGGTAAAGAAAAGAAATCCAGGTGAAAGCGAATTTCATCAAGCAGTAAAAGAGATCTTTGACTCTCTTGTTCCCGTTTTTGCTAAACATCCTAAATATATGGAACAAGGTATCCTTGAGAGAATCTCCGAGCCGGAAAGAATGTTTACGTTTAGAGTTCCTTGGGTTGACGATCAAGGAAAGGTACAAGTAAACCGCGGTTTCCGTGTTCAGTTTAATAGCGCTATTGGACCTTATAAGGGAGGATTGCGTTTCCATCCTTCTGTTAATGCCAGTATCATCCGATTCCTCGGATTTGAACAAATCTTTAAGAACTCTCTTACCGGACAGCCGATTGGCGGAGGTAAGGGTGGATCTGACTTCGATCCGAAGGGAAAATCAGACGGAGAAGTTATGAGATTTACCCAAAGCTTCATGACGGAGCTCTCTAAGCATATTGGTCCGGATCTTGACGTTCCTGCCGGAGATATCGGAGTTGGCGCTAGAGAGATAGGCTATATGTTTGGACAGTATAAGAGACTTCGTGGAGCATATGAAGCAGGAGTCCTAACCGGTAAGGGCGTTGGATACGGTGGAAGCCTTGCTAGAACAGAAGCTACAGGATACGGCACTGTCTACTTCGTGGAAGAGATGCTTAAGGATCAAGGCCTCCGCTTCAATGGAAGCACAGTGGTCGTCTCTGGATCTGGTAATGTATCCATTTACGCTATAGAGAAAGCCACCCAACTAGGTGCTAAGGTCGTTGCCTGCAGCGATTCCAATGGTTATATCTATGACAAGAACGGCATCAACCTTGATACTGTGAAGAGACTAAAGGAAGTAGAGAGAAAGAGAATCAGCGAATATGTAAAAGAACATCCACAAGCTCAATATTTCGAGGGTTGCTCAGGAATTTGGTCTATCCCATGTGACATTGCTCTTCCTTGCGCGACTCAGAATGAGATCAATGATGTGGCTGCGAAGATCATGGTATCTAACGGGGTGAAAGCCGTTGGAGAAGGAGCTAACATGCCTTCTTCCTTAGAAGCTATTGATGTGTTCCTAAATAACAAGGTACTATTCGCTCCAGCGAAAGCCGCTAATGCGGGTGGCGTAGCTGTATCCGCACTAGAAATGGCTCAGAACAGCATGAGATTGTCTTGGACATTCGAAGAAGTAGATGCTAAGCTTCACGAGATCATGATCAACATCTACAGAAACAGCGTGAAGGCAGCAGAAGAATACGGCCACCCTGGAAACCTCGTCGTAGGAGCTAACATTGCAGGCTTCTTGAGAGTAGCGGACGCAATGATCGTTCAAGGGGTAATCTAA
- the argS gene encoding arginine--tRNA ligase translates to MNIVEKVKETIIEEIKEAALKTGLVEAEQIPTFVLEIPKEKTHGDYATNIAMQLTKIARKPPRQIAEAIVENLNTEKASISKVEIAGPGFINLHMNNTYLTAVIPQVIGAGENYGRTDYGQGMKIQVEFVSANPTGSLHLGHARGAAVGDALCNVLDMAGFEVSREYYINDAGNQIANLALSIEARYMQALGKDWPMPEDGYHGQDIVEFGQELAKEAGEKYVSLTQEERFQFFRDYGLKKELAKLKYDLKDFGVEFDEWFSETSLYETGAVVEIVEKLRERGYIFEQDGATWLRSTDFGDDKDRVLIKNDGSYTYLTPDIAYHQNKYSRGFEKLINIWGADHHGYIPRMKAAMQALGYNADQLHVIINQMVSLYQGGEKVKMSKRTGKAVTMRDLMEEVGTDAVRYFFTMRSSDAHLDFDMDLAVSKSNENPVFYVQYAHARISSIFRKAQEEGVQWEDATANLNLITSEKEVELLKKVGQFPEEISVAADQYAPHRIVRYAHELATLFHSFYNAEHVVTEDKELTIARLSLLKAVQVTLRNALRVIGVSAPEKM, encoded by the coding sequence ATGAACATTGTTGAAAAAGTAAAAGAGACGATTATTGAAGAGATTAAAGAAGCTGCGCTTAAAACGGGGCTTGTGGAAGCAGAGCAAATTCCTACCTTTGTACTTGAAATTCCAAAAGAGAAGACACACGGGGATTATGCGACGAATATTGCCATGCAATTAACCAAAATTGCCAGAAAGCCTCCTCGTCAAATTGCTGAAGCCATCGTGGAGAACCTGAATACGGAGAAAGCTAGCATCTCTAAAGTAGAGATTGCAGGACCTGGTTTTATCAATTTACACATGAACAATACCTATCTTACAGCTGTGATTCCACAAGTGATTGGGGCTGGTGAAAATTATGGCCGGACGGACTATGGACAAGGGATGAAAATCCAAGTTGAGTTCGTCAGTGCGAACCCGACAGGAAGCTTGCACTTAGGACATGCCCGTGGAGCCGCCGTAGGGGATGCTCTCTGCAATGTGTTGGATATGGCTGGTTTCGAGGTAAGCCGAGAGTATTATATTAATGACGCAGGGAACCAGATTGCGAATCTCGCGCTTTCCATTGAAGCAAGATATATGCAAGCCTTAGGTAAGGATTGGCCCATGCCGGAGGATGGCTACCATGGTCAGGATATTGTTGAATTTGGACAAGAGCTTGCAAAAGAAGCAGGGGAGAAGTACGTCTCGTTAACTCAGGAAGAGAGATTCCAGTTCTTCCGTGACTATGGATTGAAAAAAGAGCTAGCGAAGCTTAAATATGATTTGAAGGATTTTGGTGTGGAGTTCGACGAGTGGTTCAGCGAAACCTCACTCTATGAAACGGGAGCTGTTGTAGAAATCGTAGAGAAGCTTCGTGAACGCGGCTATATCTTCGAGCAAGATGGGGCGACATGGCTTCGTTCTACCGATTTTGGTGATGACAAGGATCGTGTATTAATTAAAAATGATGGCAGCTACACGTATTTAACTCCAGACATCGCTTATCATCAGAACAAGTACTCTCGTGGCTTCGAGAAATTGATTAACATATGGGGAGCAGACCATCACGGGTATATCCCTCGTATGAAGGCTGCGATGCAGGCTCTAGGCTATAATGCCGATCAGCTTCATGTCATCATCAATCAGATGGTAAGCTTGTACCAAGGCGGAGAGAAAGTGAAGATGTCTAAGCGTACAGGAAAAGCCGTTACGATGCGTGACCTTATGGAAGAGGTAGGAACCGACGCGGTAAGATATTTCTTTACGATGCGCAGCTCCGATGCTCACTTGGATTTTGATATGGATCTTGCGGTTTCTAAGTCCAACGAGAATCCAGTATTCTATGTTCAATACGCCCATGCTCGAATCTCTAGCATCTTCCGTAAGGCACAAGAAGAAGGGGTGCAATGGGAAGATGCCACTGCTAATCTTAACTTGATTACTTCGGAGAAAGAAGTAGAATTGCTGAAGAAGGTCGGACAATTCCCAGAAGAAATAAGTGTAGCCGCAGATCAATATGCGCCACACCGTATCGTGCGATATGCGCATGAGCTAGCTACGCTGTTCCATAGCTTCTACAATGCGGAGCATGTGGTAACAGAGGATAAAGAACTAACGATTGCTCGTTTAAGCCTGCTGAAGGCTGTACAAGTGACGCTGCGTAATGCGTTGAGAGTGATAGGAGTAAGTGCTCCGGAGAAGATGTAA